One genomic window of Clostridioides sp. ES-S-0054-01 includes the following:
- a CDS encoding undecaprenyl-diphosphate phosphatase has protein sequence MSLDVIFILKSVIIAIVEGFTEFIPVSSTGHMILVGNLIDFKGQFAEMFEVVIQLGAILAVVVLYWKKIKDSVIEFFKFIFTGGKEGKIGFRFGMNVIIGCIPFAIIGVLFYDNIKSLFNLQSVIIGFIVGGILLLVVETLFRKKNHSTDNIDKITPIQALKVGTLQVLSAWPGMSRSASTIMGGWIAGLNSPTAAEFSFFLAVPAMVASSGKDLFEFDYSIMTPTLWIALVVGFIVAFIVSIIVMEKFVNFLKKKPMRVFAVYRIIMGVVLAVLAFTNIISV, from the coding sequence ATGAGTTTAGATGTTATTTTTATATTGAAATCAGTCATAATAGCTATAGTAGAGGGGTTTACAGAATTTATTCCAGTTTCATCTACAGGTCATATGATTTTGGTTGGTAATTTAATAGATTTTAAGGGGCAATTTGCTGAAATGTTTGAGGTTGTAATACAACTTGGGGCTATATTAGCAGTAGTAGTACTTTATTGGAAAAAGATAAAAGATAGCGTTATAGAATTTTTTAAATTTATATTTACTGGCGGAAAAGAAGGAAAGATTGGTTTTAGATTTGGAATGAATGTAATTATAGGTTGTATACCATTTGCGATTATAGGAGTTCTATTTTATGATAATATAAAATCATTGTTTAATTTACAATCTGTAATTATAGGATTTATAGTGGGTGGGATTTTATTATTAGTAGTAGAAACTTTGTTTAGAAAAAAGAATCATTCAACAGATAATATAGATAAAATTACTCCAATACAAGCTTTAAAGGTTGGGACATTACAAGTTTTGTCTGCATGGCCAGGTATGTCAAGGAGTGCATCTACTATTATGGGTGGATGGATAGCAGGACTTAATTCTCCTACAGCAGCTGAGTTTTCTTTCTTTTTAGCAGTACCAGCTATGGTGGCTTCTTCAGGAAAAGATTTATTTGAATTTGATTATTCAATAATGACACCAACATTGTGGATTGCTTTGGTAGTTGGGTTTATAGTAGCTTTTATTGTATCAATAATAGTTATGGAAAAATTCGTGAATTTTTTAAAGAAAAAACCAATGAGAGTGTTTGCTGTATACAGAATAATCATGGGTGTAGTACTTGCAGTATTAGCTTTTACTAACATAATTAGTGTATAG
- a CDS encoding HAMP domain-containing histidine kinase, which produces MKLFLKDYKGYIFIYYIGIVMTIIYCNLMKFISFGESLYILLFSSFILLCFLIYKYYKNREVYNLFEKGIHSLEESFLYLGSSFLGRNISVILKQQHKLYQSMIQEHKKIHSEHLTFINQWIHQMKTPISVISLQLQDYEGEEVTENIRKEIDRLNKGLDMAMHFARADNFQKDFIVEKAKLNEIVSSIVNEEKRLFIKSGMIPKIQVDKFTYVYTDVKWMKFIIGQLITNGVKYSKDYSNYLTIKSEENNKYVILSIIDEGIGIVSKDLKRVFDPFFTGENGRKFGESTGMGLYLVKKVCDDLGHKVSIKSEVGKGTEVSIYFNKDVNSLIKV; this is translated from the coding sequence ATGAAGTTATTTTTAAAAGATTATAAAGGTTATATTTTTATATATTATATAGGCATAGTTATGACAATTATTTACTGTAATCTTATGAAGTTTATTAGTTTTGGAGAGAGTTTATATATTCTTTTATTTAGTTCTTTTATATTGTTATGTTTTTTAATATATAAGTATTATAAAAATAGAGAAGTATATAATCTGTTTGAAAAAGGAATACATTCTTTGGAGGAGTCATTTTTGTATTTAGGAAGCTCATTCTTGGGGAGAAATATATCAGTTATTTTAAAACAACAACATAAATTGTATCAATCAATGATACAAGAGCATAAAAAGATACATAGTGAACATTTAACTTTCATCAACCAATGGATTCATCAGATGAAAACACCAATATCAGTTATAAGCCTTCAGCTTCAAGATTATGAGGGAGAAGAAGTAACTGAAAATATAAGAAAAGAAATAGATAGATTAAATAAAGGGTTAGATATGGCTATGCATTTTGCAAGGGCAGATAATTTTCAGAAAGACTTTATAGTTGAAAAAGCCAAATTAAATGAAATTGTATCTAGTATTGTAAATGAAGAAAAAAGGTTATTTATAAAAAGTGGAATGATTCCTAAGATTCAAGTAGACAAATTTACTTATGTTTATACAGATGTAAAATGGATGAAATTTATAATAGGTCAATTAATTACAAATGGAGTGAAATATTCTAAAGATTATAGTAACTACCTAACTATAAAATCTGAAGAAAATAATAAATATGTAATTTTAAGTATAATAGATGAAGGAATTGGAATTGTTTCTAAAGATTTAAAAAGGGTATTTGACCCATTTTTTACAGGAGAAAATGGTCGTAAGTTTGGAGAATCTACAGGTATGGGTCTTTATCTAGTAAAAAAGGTATGTGATGATTTAGGTCATAAAGTAAGTATAAAATCAGAAGTAGGAAAAGGTACAGAAGTTTCAATCTACTTTAATAAAGATGTAAATAGTTTAATAAAGGTGTAA
- a CDS encoding response regulator transcription factor, whose product MSYKVYIVEDDISISTLLKDYIEKYGFEVIVEENFDDIMITFESFKPNLVLLDVNLPKFDGFYWCRCIRQQSNLPIIFISARDGNVDQIRALESGADDYITKPFYYDVVMAKIKSHIRRVYGEYSPKIDERIVELDGLKFYPERLELELNGENLIITKKEGILIECLIKRYPKVVSRDYLLEKIWDDIEFVEENTLNVNVSRIRKRFEELGIDNAVQTVRGLGYKLNKNW is encoded by the coding sequence ATGAGTTATAAAGTATATATTGTGGAAGATGATATATCAATAAGTACATTACTTAAAGATTATATTGAGAAATATGGATTTGAAGTAATTGTTGAAGAAAACTTTGATGATATAATGATTACATTTGAAAGTTTTAAGCCAAACTTAGTTCTATTAGATGTAAATTTACCTAAATTTGATGGTTTCTACTGGTGTAGATGTATTAGGCAACAGTCGAATTTACCTATAATTTTTATATCAGCTAGAGATGGCAATGTAGACCAAATTAGAGCTTTAGAAAGTGGAGCAGATGATTATATAACAAAACCTTTTTACTATGATGTAGTAATGGCAAAAATAAAGAGTCATATAAGAAGGGTATATGGTGAATATTCACCTAAAATAGACGAAAGAATAGTGGAGCTAGATGGATTAAAGTTTTATCCAGAAAGGTTAGAACTAGAATTAAATGGTGAAAATCTAATTATAACTAAAAAAGAAGGTATACTGATTGAATGTCTTATCAAGAGATACCCAAAAGTAGTAAGTAGAGATTATCTTTTAGAAAAGATATGGGATGATATTGAGTTTGTAGAAGAAAATACTTTAAATGTAAATGTTAGCAGGATAAGGAAAAGATTTGAGGAATTAGGTATAGATAACGCTGTTCAGACTGTCCGAGGGTTAGGATATAAATTAAATAAGAATTGGTAA
- a CDS encoding NrtA/SsuA/CpmA family ABC transporter substrate-binding protein: protein MKLKKLLIGITILTLATASLAGCAKKNNGEKLSEINLTYVKSPLNVPSIIQKQDDLFGKEFKKDNIKVNFHEITTGPEQTQALAAGEIDFLHALGGTSALIAASNGVELKILNTYSRSPKGFMILTNNNSIKSAADLVGKKVAGPKGTILHQVLISALDKEGLSMDDVEFVNMGIPEASAALSDGSVDAALIAGPAALKAMKSGSKLVANGEGLVDGIIVTAVSTDFAEKHPEIVERFMKVEKETLEYVNNNFDEAMEKVAKEVDLSLEETKELYAWYDFSLDITDKDISSLEDTQDFLIKNKLQEKKVNIKELIYNAK from the coding sequence ATGAAATTAAAAAAGCTATTGATAGGTATAACGATATTAACACTTGCAACAGCATCTTTAGCTGGATGTGCTAAAAAAAATAATGGAGAAAAACTTTCAGAAATAAATTTAACTTATGTAAAGTCACCATTAAATGTTCCTTCTATAATTCAGAAACAGGATGATTTATTTGGAAAGGAATTTAAAAAGGATAATATAAAAGTTAACTTCCACGAAATTACTACAGGTCCAGAGCAAACACAAGCTTTAGCTGCTGGAGAAATAGACTTCTTACATGCACTAGGTGGTACATCAGCTTTAATAGCTGCATCTAATGGAGTAGAGTTAAAGATATTAAACACTTATAGCAGGTCACCAAAAGGATTTATGATTTTGACTAATAATAATTCAATAAAATCAGCAGCAGATTTAGTAGGTAAGAAGGTGGCAGGTCCAAAAGGGACTATATTACATCAGGTATTGATTTCAGCACTTGATAAAGAAGGATTAAGCATGGATGATGTGGAATTTGTTAATATGGGTATTCCAGAAGCATCAGCAGCTCTTTCTGATGGTAGCGTAGATGCTGCATTGATTGCTGGTCCAGCAGCTCTTAAAGCTATGAAGTCAGGGAGTAAACTTGTAGCAAATGGTGAAGGTTTAGTAGATGGTATAATAGTAACTGCTGTTAGCACAGACTTTGCAGAGAAACATCCAGAAATAGTTGAAAGATTTATGAAGGTTGAAAAGGAAACTTTAGAATATGTAAATAATAATTTTGATGAAGCTATGGAAAAAGTAGCTAAAGAAGTTGATTTAAGTCTTGAAGAAACTAAAGAATTATATGCTTGGTATGATTTTAGTTTAGATATAACAGATAAAGACATATCTTCGCTTGAAGATACACAAGACTTCTTAATAAAAAATAAGTTACAAGAGAAAAAAGTGAATATAAAAGAATTAATCTATAATGCTAAGTAG
- a CDS encoding ABC transporter ATP-binding protein → MNNLVCDSGYIIRNLYKSYKVDNEEHVVLSDISLNIDRNHITVILGESGCGKTTLLRAIASLEGINSGEIRFINDNKEYRPNVGFVFQESRLMPWLNVSENIAFHNQRKNTILNKVLRKFKHNKRIIGKIINDNFRSLETNDNLNKSNKYNRKSNIDVEKYLKMMNLQKFKNSYPNELSGGMAQRVSIARALSFNPDMLLMDEPFSALDYFTRIDMQNEVIRIHKSTNKGVIFVTHDIDEALKIGKKIVVFTDERKVKEFNIEDGYNRDLTSDYYIKLKKDILMTMKSNKGI, encoded by the coding sequence ATGAATAATTTAGTATGTGACTCTGGATATATAATTAGAAATTTATATAAAAGTTATAAAGTTGACAATGAAGAACATGTAGTTCTTAGTGATATCTCTTTAAACATAGATAGAAACCATATAACAGTAATTTTAGGTGAAAGTGGTTGTGGAAAGACTACCTTGCTTAGAGCAATTGCATCACTTGAAGGTATAAATAGTGGTGAGATTAGGTTTATTAATGATAATAAAGAGTATAGACCTAATGTTGGTTTTGTTTTTCAGGAGAGCAGATTAATGCCTTGGTTAAACGTAAGTGAAAATATAGCTTTTCATAATCAAAGAAAAAATACTATTTTAAACAAGGTGCTTAGAAAATTTAAACACAATAAAAGAATTATTGGTAAAATTATAAATGATAATTTTAGAAGCTTAGAAACAAATGATAATTTGAACAAATCAAATAAATATAATAGGAAAAGTAATATTGATGTAGAAAAATATCTTAAGATGATGAACTTGCAGAAATTTAAAAACTCTTATCCAAATGAATTGTCAGGAGGTATGGCGCAGAGAGTAAGCATAGCTAGAGCTCTTTCTTTCAATCCAGATATGTTGCTTATGGACGAGCCTTTTTCGGCATTAGATTATTTTACAAGGATTGATATGCAAAATGAAGTTATAAGAATACATAAGTCAACTAATAAAGGCGTGATATTTGTAACTCATGATATTGATGAAGCGTTAAAGATAGGCAAGAAAATAGTTGTTTTCACAGACGAAAGAAAAGTAAAAGAATTTAATATAGAAGATGGTTATAATAGAGATTTAACTTCAGATTACTATATTAAATTAAAAAAAGATATTTTAATGACAATGAAATCAAATAAAGGCATTTAA
- a CDS encoding ABC transporter permease has product MVNKFNNKFLRLVKSVLIFFIIFLLWKITNYLGIWSDYILPSPEKVYSTFLNMISDGSIFINVYASMKRVLIGFAISTAIGVPLGIFFGIYSGVYEYFKSLINFLRNTPPLALIPMLILWFGIGEESKIIIIVLASFFPIFTSTLKGIKNCDSKLIEVGRVFEFSKLQIIFKIIIPNAILDIAVGLKLALGYSFRAIIGAELVAASSGLGYLISDGKEMSRTDVVIVGIIVIGLLGIITDYIFSIIVKKVSKGKMVEAYE; this is encoded by the coding sequence ATGGTCAATAAATTTAATAATAAGTTTTTAAGGCTAGTAAAGAGTGTTCTGATATTTTTTATAATTTTTTTATTATGGAAAATTACAAATTATCTTGGTATTTGGAGTGATTATATATTACCATCACCCGAAAAGGTATATAGTACATTTTTAAATATGATAAGTGATGGTTCAATATTTATTAATGTATATGCAAGTATGAAAAGAGTTTTGATAGGTTTTGCAATAAGTACTGCTATAGGTGTGCCTTTAGGGATATTCTTTGGAATTTATAGTGGAGTATACGAATACTTTAAATCTCTAATAAATTTTTTAAGGAATACACCTCCCCTTGCTTTAATACCAATGCTTATATTATGGTTTGGTATAGGAGAGGAATCAAAAATTATAATTATAGTTTTAGCATCCTTTTTCCCAATCTTTACAAGCACATTGAAAGGGATTAAAAATTGTGACTCAAAACTGATTGAAGTGGGTAGAGTATTTGAGTTTTCAAAGCTTCAGATAATATTTAAAATAATAATACCAAATGCCATTCTTGATATTGCTGTTGGGTTAAAGTTAGCTCTTGGATATAGCTTTAGAGCAATTATTGGGGCAGAACTTGTAGCAGCTTCATCTGGTCTTGGATACTTGATATCTGATGGAAAAGAAATGTCTAGAACAGATGTTGTTATTGTAGGTATAATCGTAATTGGACTTTTAGGAATAATTACAGATTACATATTTTCGATTATTGTGAAGAAGGTAAGTAAGGGAAAGATGGTGGAAGCATATGAATAA
- a CDS encoding GyrI-like domain-containing protein, which yields MKYEWRKRDKELYLPKKNPVIIEIPEQKFIMLKGSGDPNSKEFTEAIGVLYSLAYAIKTMPKKGIVPEGYFDYTVFPLEGIWDKGEKSKGLDVLIKEDLIYTIMIRQPDFVTQDLLDKATDIVKKKKPHNLLEKVRFGSINEGLCVQMLHIGSYDNEPESFDIMNEFCKKNKLIRKSYTHREIYISDARKVSPESLKTVLRFEVEREV from the coding sequence ATGAAATATGAATGGAGAAAAAGAGATAAAGAGTTATATTTACCTAAAAAGAATCCTGTAATAATTGAAATACCAGAACAGAAATTTATCATGTTAAAAGGGAGTGGAGACCCAAATTCTAAAGAATTTACTGAAGCAATAGGAGTACTTTATTCTTTGGCATATGCAATAAAAACCATGCCTAAAAAAGGAATTGTACCAGAAGGGTATTTTGACTATACGGTTTTTCCTTTAGAAGGTATATGGGATAAGGGAGAAAAAAGTAAAGGCTTAGATGTACTTATTAAAGAAGATTTAATTTACACTATAATGATACGTCAGCCAGATTTTGTTACACAAGACCTGTTGGATAAAGCTACTGATATAGTAAAGAAGAAGAAACCTCATAATCTTCTTGAAAAAGTTAGATTTGGGTCTATTAATGAAGGGCTATGTGTTCAAATGCTTCATATAGGTTCATATGATAATGAACCAGAAAGCTTTGACATTATGAACGAATTTTGCAAAAAAAATAAACTTATAAGAAAATCTTACACACATCGTGAAATTTATATAAGTGATGCTAGAAAAGTATCGCCTGAATCATTGAAGACGGTTTTACGTTTTGAAGTAGAAAGGGAAGTATAA
- the nrdF gene encoding class 1b ribonucleoside-diphosphate reductase subunit beta, with protein sequence MTFNLHKIHNAVNWNKEEDGFTQAFWEQNVKQFWLPEEISVSKDIKVWNELSDKEKELYKKVLGGLTLLDTKQGNNGIPSMMSLTENLQRKAVLSFMGTMEEIHAKSYSSIFMTLLSNSEIDELFEWIETEPTLQKKADLVLGQYENTTNQKGLYLSMVTSVFLESFLFYSGFFYPLYLSGQGKMVASGEIISLILRDESLHGKYIGLLAQEIYDSFDKMDKKMLEEKMYSILYSLMENEIEYTNVIYRESGLEKEVVNFLKYNANRALENLGFEKLYTVDAINPIVLNGLSTETKTHDFFSTKGNGYQKGVYEELEDEDFII encoded by the coding sequence ATGACATTTAATTTACATAAAATACATAATGCAGTTAACTGGAATAAAGAAGAAGATGGGTTTACACAGGCTTTTTGGGAGCAAAATGTAAAACAATTTTGGCTTCCTGAAGAAATATCTGTTTCTAAAGATATCAAGGTATGGAATGAACTAAGTGATAAGGAAAAGGAATTATATAAAAAAGTATTGGGTGGTTTAACATTATTGGATACAAAACAGGGGAATAATGGAATCCCATCTATGATGAGTTTAACAGAAAATTTGCAAAGAAAAGCTGTTTTATCTTTTATGGGAACTATGGAAGAAATACATGCAAAAAGTTATTCTTCTATATTTATGACTCTACTTTCTAATTCAGAAATAGATGAGTTGTTTGAGTGGATAGAAACAGAGCCAACTTTACAAAAAAAGGCTGACTTAGTTTTAGGTCAATATGAAAATACTACAAATCAAAAAGGTTTGTATTTATCAATGGTTACAAGTGTATTTTTGGAGAGTTTCTTGTTTTATTCAGGGTTCTTTTATCCATTGTATCTATCTGGTCAAGGAAAGATGGTAGCTAGTGGAGAAATAATATCGCTTATTCTTAGAGATGAGTCTTTACATGGTAAGTATATAGGATTGCTAGCACAAGAAATATACGATTCATTTGATAAAATGGATAAGAAGATGTTAGAAGAGAAGATGTATTCTATACTTTATAGCCTTATGGAGAATGAGATAGAGTATACAAATGTTATATACAGAGAAAGTGGGCTTGAAAAAGAGGTTGTGAACTTTTTAAAATACAATGCGAATAGAGCTTTAGAAAATCTAGGGTTTGAGAAGCTATATACTGTAGATGCTATAAATCCAATTGTATTAAATGGTCTTAGCACTGAAACCAAAACACATGATTTCTTTTCAACTAAGGGTAATGGATACCAAAAAGGAGTGTATGAGGAATTAGAGGATGAAGATTTTATAATATAA
- the nrdE gene encoding class 1b ribonucleoside-diphosphate reductase subunit alpha, whose amino-acid sequence MNWIELNNQVIIKNEQGKYQLEKDKEALSSYIEEFIKPKLRKFNDLEERLKYLIYEGYYSKEIINQYSMKFIKNIYEIIDKHQFEFQSYMSANKFYQNYALKSNDGKEILETYNDKVLIVALTLGNGDESLALNLADKIVKQEFQPATPTFLNAGRKRAGEMVSCFLLSVEDSTEGISYAISSSNHLSKIGGGVALNLSKLRASGESIKDIEGAAGGVVGVAKMLEQSFSYFNQMGARQGSGAVYLTVFHPDFELLMDTKKINADEKIRLATLSLGAIIPDKFMELAEKNEIAYAFYPHTVYKKYGVYLDEIEMNEWYDKLVDDKDIRKKEINPRQMLTKIAQMQQESGYPYVVYIDTANREHTLKDVGMIKMSNLCCEIFQYQTPSEIEGYGGKNEWGQDISCNLGSLNIANVMDNKTIESTVETAIRALSFVADNTDIRPVPTVSNSNSKSHSIGLGAMNLHGYLVRENILYTSDDAIDFSNVFFAMVRYYSIKASMKIAIEKNQTFEGFDKSEYAKGRNSKVLSKYYEQSYLPKSEKVKALFEGIYIPTKEDWTNLLDEVKEKGIYNAYLMAVAPTQSISYVQNATSSIMPITEPVEVRTYGDSTTIYPMPFLTNDNILYYQSAYRIDMRKVIDLVATVQNHVDQGISTTLFVTDEKTTRDIARHYIYAYKKGLKSLYYTRTKMARDTHECLVCSV is encoded by the coding sequence ATGAATTGGATAGAGCTTAACAATCAAGTGATAATTAAAAATGAACAAGGTAAGTATCAGTTAGAAAAGGACAAGGAAGCCTTAAGTAGTTACATAGAAGAATTTATAAAACCAAAGTTGAGAAAATTTAATGACTTAGAAGAAAGATTGAAGTATTTAATATATGAGGGTTATTATTCAAAAGAAATAATAAATCAGTATAGTATGAAGTTTATTAAAAATATATATGAGATTATTGATAAACATCAGTTTGAATTTCAATCATATATGAGTGCAAATAAATTTTATCAAAATTATGCATTAAAAAGCAATGATGGAAAGGAAATATTAGAAACATATAATGATAAAGTATTAATTGTAGCTTTGACATTAGGAAATGGTGATGAGAGTTTAGCTCTAAACTTAGCAGATAAAATAGTAAAACAAGAATTTCAACCAGCCACACCTACTTTTTTAAATGCTGGAAGAAAAAGAGCTGGGGAAATGGTGTCCTGTTTTTTACTGTCTGTAGAAGATAGTACAGAAGGTATATCATATGCTATATCTTCATCAAATCACTTATCAAAGATTGGTGGAGGAGTTGCACTAAATTTATCTAAACTTAGAGCATCTGGTGAATCTATCAAAGATATAGAAGGTGCAGCTGGGGGTGTTGTTGGAGTAGCTAAAATGTTGGAACAATCATTTAGTTATTTTAATCAAATGGGAGCTAGACAAGGTTCCGGTGCAGTTTACCTTACTGTATTCCATCCTGATTTTGAATTATTGATGGATACGAAAAAGATAAATGCTGATGAGAAAATAAGACTTGCTACATTGTCACTAGGAGCTATAATACCTGATAAGTTTATGGAATTAGCAGAAAAAAATGAAATTGCATATGCATTTTATCCTCATACTGTGTATAAGAAATATGGAGTTTATCTTGATGAGATAGAAATGAATGAGTGGTACGATAAATTGGTTGATGACAAGGATATAAGAAAAAAAGAAATAAATCCTAGACAGATGTTGACTAAAATAGCACAGATGCAACAAGAAAGTGGATATCCATATGTAGTGTACATAGATACAGCTAATAGAGAACATACATTAAAAGATGTTGGAATGATTAAGATGTCTAACTTATGTTGTGAAATATTCCAATATCAGACACCTTCGGAAATAGAGGGATATGGAGGCAAAAATGAATGGGGACAAGATATAAGTTGTAATCTTGGTTCTTTAAATATAGCAAATGTTATGGATAATAAAACTATAGAAAGTACGGTTGAGACAGCAATAAGAGCATTGTCGTTTGTAGCAGATAATACAGATATAAGACCAGTACCAACCGTAAGTAACAGTAACAGCAAGTCTCATTCTATAGGATTAGGAGCTATGAATTTACATGGATACTTAGTAAGAGAAAATATTTTATATACTTCAGATGATGCTATAGATTTTTCTAATGTATTTTTTGCAATGGTTAGATATTATTCAATTAAAGCATCGATGAAAATAGCTATAGAAAAAAATCAAACTTTTGAAGGATTTGATAAATCAGAATATGCTAAGGGAAGAAATAGCAAGGTATTATCAAAATACTATGAACAATCTTATCTACCTAAGTCGGAAAAAGTAAAAGCATTATTTGAAGGTATTTATATACCAACAAAAGAAGATTGGACAAATTTATTGGATGAGGTAAAAGAAAAAGGTATATATAATGCGTATTTAATGGCAGTAGCACCAACTCAAAGTATTAGTTATGTTCAAAATGCTACATCAAGTATAATGCCAATTACTGAACCAGTAGAAGTAAGAACGTATGGAGATTCTACCACAATATATCCAATGCCATTTTTAACGAATGATAATATATTGTATTATCAATCAGCATACAGAATAGATATGAGAAAGGTTATAGATTTAGTAGCAACAGTTCAAAACCATGTTGACCAAGGTATATCAACAACACTGTTTGTCACAGATGAGAAGACAACTAGAGATATAGCTAGACATTACATATATGCATATAAAAAAGGCTTAAAAAGTTTATATTACACAAGAACAAAGATGGCAAGAGATACTCATGAGTGTCTAGTATGTTCAGTATAG
- a CDS encoding pentapeptide repeat-containing protein: MKTISKQELEKALEKHYLWLKNNNDGEKADLKELRLENMDLTGYCLSNIDFSWSDLINLNLEKADLENSSFKNSYFSDCSLKNSILKNADLGGTNFRFCDLSKSDIRGANLENSNLEYATLDGVISDENTRFFKLYCPETGAFIGYKKCFNFRMVQLLIPSDAKRVSATSNACRCNKAKVLSITSIDGKESFKTARAYADENFIYRVGEMIVAEDFNENRWKESTTGIHFFLTREEAIDYL, translated from the coding sequence ATGAAAACTATTTCTAAACAAGAATTAGAAAAAGCACTTGAGAAACATTATTTATGGCTTAAAAACAATAATGACGGAGAAAAAGCAGATTTAAAAGAATTAAGATTAGAAAACATGGACTTAACGGGATACTGTTTAAGTAATATTGACTTTTCGTGGTCTGACCTTATCAATTTAAATTTAGAAAAAGCAGATTTAGAAAACTCTAGTTTTAAGAATTCTTATTTTTCGGATTGTTCATTAAAAAATTCTATACTAAAAAATGCAGACTTAGGTGGTACAAATTTTAGATTTTGTGATTTATCTAAATCAGATATTAGAGGGGCTAATTTAGAAAATTCTAATTTAGAATATGCTACTTTGGACGGAGTAATATCAGATGAAAATACTCGTTTTTTTAAATTATACTGTCCTGAAACGGGAGCATTTATAGGCTATAAAAAATGTTTTAATTTTAGAATGGTACAATTATTAATACCGAGTGACGCAAAAAGAGTATCTGCTACATCAAATGCTTGTAGATGTAATAAAGCAAAAGTACTGTCAATTACAAGCATAGATGGCAAAGAATCTTTTAAAACTGCTCGTGCATATGCTGATGAAAATTTTATATATAGAGTAGGAGAAATGATTGTAGCTGAAGATTTTAATGAAAATAGATGGAAAGAATCAACTACAGGAATTCACTTTTTTCTAACTAGAGAGGAAGCTATAGATTATCTGTAA
- a CDS encoding DDE-type integrase/transposase/recombinase, whose product MSRKYSISSMCKLIGVSRSGYYKWLSYSKKTSDRGIKDRIIKDYIIEIHKKYRLTYGRKRICTYINKILDTPINHKRVYRLMKELGIKSIIRKKVYRRKFKSYEIYDNILNREFRANQPLEKICMDITYIPIGKKFLYMNVAKDCILHTDQGSQYTSRSYSKRLKDNGIIQSMSRRGNCWDNAPIESFFSHFKSELIYLIDTTDPKKMISLINDYIYFYNNERIQLKNGMSPIEYRTHCA is encoded by the coding sequence ATGTCTAGGAAGTATAGTATTTCTAGTATGTGTAAGTTGATAGGTGTGTCAAGAAGCGGTTACTATAAATGGCTAAGTTATTCTAAAAAAACTTCCGATAGGGGTATCAAAGATAGAATTATTAAGGATTATATAATTGAAATACATAAAAAATATAGATTAACTTACGGTAGAAAAAGAATTTGTACTTATATAAATAAAATACTTGATACCCCTATTAATCATAAGAGAGTATATAGGTTGATGAAAGAACTAGGTATTAAATCTATTATTAGAAAGAAAGTATATAGACGTAAGTTTAAATCATATGAGATATATGATAATATATTAAATCGTGAATTTAGAGCTAATCAACCATTAGAAAAAATTTGTATGGATATAACATACATACCTATCGGTAAAAAATTCTTATATATGAATGTAGCCAAAGATTGTATTTTACATACAGATCAAGGTTCACAATATACAAGTAGATCTTACTCTAAAAGGCTTAAGGATAATGGTATTATACAATCAATGTCCCGAAGGGGCAACTGCTGGGATAATGCTCCTATAGAAAGTTTTTTCAGTCATTTTAAATCTGAATTAATATATTTAATTGATACTACAGATCCAAAGAAAATGATTAGTCTAATAAATGATTATATTTATTTTTATAATAATGAAAGAATACAATTAAAAAACGGAATGAGTCCGATTGAATATCGAACTCATTGTGCGTAA